A stretch of the Streptomyces sp. NBC_00078 genome encodes the following:
- a CDS encoding DUF4082 domain-containing protein, giving the protein MLPLAGSAQAASDPCGSGSNPVVCENSKPGTPKTDWFSPNAYGDIKGFSTKESVQAGDTVQFKVQSKTSYHVEIYRLGWYGGDGAREMSTVAQAAVTYPANYTTRPASCTTKSATGLVDCGNWPVTVNWTVPSDAVSGLYIANLTQTDGDGLMPYPFVVRKDSSTSDVVVQTSDETWQAYNDYGGQDLYGGTGPAPDGRAYEVSYNRPLDIGGDNGIYGSEYMMLSWLERNGYDVSYTSGVDVSSASGATLLKKHKVYLSSGHDEYWTQSQYSNVLAARKAGVRQGYFSGNEVFWKTRLTPSIDGANTADRTLVCYKMTKMAQNNGIADPSGIWTGTWMDPASTGYGQDYQPPNILTGSMFTVNGYRSDAITVPGSYGRNRIWRNTSIANLTSSQTATLPTGTLGYEWDSDIDNSTRPTGAIDVSSTTVDINDAKLRMDWGNVYGNGTATHNLVEFRDQDSGALVFGSGTVQWSWGLTNVPTYNPDDTVVTEDSRMQQATLNVLADMGVQPLTRQGNLVAATATTDTTGPSVTVTSPASGVTVPALKPVTIKGTASDSGGVVARVEVSTDGGSTWKAATGLTSWSYSWTPTTPGPASVKVRAVDDSVNVGSVTTVPLTVGPQACPCNVWPASAVPGTVNGGDGSSLELGVKFRTTVAGSITGVRFYKSPANTGTHTGSLWTASGTRLATGTFSGETASGWQQLNFATPVTVKANTTYVASYFAPNGGYSYDGGYFNDSDAGLAPLTALKSGTDGGNGVFHYGSTSAFPSSQSSGSNYWVDVVLDTSTASTTPPTVSSTSPTSGATGTSITAPVSATFSSAIDPDSVTFTVKDPDGTTVPGAVTLPASNKVTFTPSTELELHTTYTASIRASDVWGNAMADPVTWSFTTSSTPPAVTCPCTLWSSSAVPATPDTTGDSNSLELGTRFTSSADGWITGVTFYKGTGNTGTHTGSLWTDGGTLLAGGTFTNETASGWQTLTFATPVAVTADTPYVVSYHAPHGNYAVDGGYFAAAHQSYPLTATADTTAHHNGLYRYGSDSAFPNGSYGSANYWVGPVFTGENPSASLASATASEVTAASVAHTADAANALVMTVDKNAAVSSVKATVTIVKGSGAARKLHVTTVVSYNRATHKATVHLSAPLPDGTRFKITVKAEDKHHHTVKSDSWTLTSRTVFKKTKN; this is encoded by the coding sequence GTGCTCCCGCTGGCCGGGTCGGCACAGGCGGCGTCCGATCCGTGCGGGTCGGGCTCCAACCCCGTCGTCTGCGAGAACTCCAAGCCGGGCACCCCGAAGACCGACTGGTTCTCGCCCAACGCCTACGGTGACATCAAGGGCTTCTCCACCAAGGAGAGCGTCCAGGCGGGTGACACCGTCCAGTTCAAGGTTCAGTCGAAGACCTCGTACCACGTCGAGATCTACCGTCTGGGCTGGTACGGCGGCGACGGCGCGCGCGAGATGTCGACCGTGGCCCAGGCGGCCGTGACCTACCCGGCCAACTACACCACCAGGCCTGCCAGTTGCACCACCAAGAGCGCCACCGGCCTGGTCGACTGCGGCAACTGGCCCGTGACCGTGAACTGGACGGTGCCCAGCGACGCCGTGTCCGGTCTGTACATCGCGAACCTGACACAGACCGACGGCGACGGCCTGATGCCGTACCCGTTCGTGGTCCGCAAGGACTCCAGCACCTCCGACGTCGTCGTGCAGACCAGCGACGAGACCTGGCAGGCCTACAACGACTACGGCGGCCAGGACCTCTACGGCGGCACCGGGCCCGCGCCGGACGGCCGCGCCTACGAGGTCAGCTACAACCGGCCGCTGGACATCGGCGGCGACAACGGCATCTACGGCTCCGAGTACATGATGCTGTCCTGGCTGGAGCGCAACGGCTACGACGTCAGCTACACCTCCGGGGTGGACGTGTCGTCGGCGAGCGGCGCCACCCTGCTGAAGAAGCACAAGGTGTACCTGTCCTCCGGCCACGACGAGTACTGGACGCAGAGCCAGTACTCCAACGTCCTGGCGGCCCGCAAGGCAGGAGTCCGGCAGGGCTACTTCAGCGGCAACGAGGTCTTCTGGAAGACCCGGCTCACCCCCAGCATCGACGGCGCGAACACGGCCGACCGCACCCTGGTCTGCTACAAGATGACCAAGATGGCGCAGAACAACGGCATCGCCGACCCCAGCGGCATCTGGACCGGAACCTGGATGGACCCCGCCAGCACCGGCTACGGGCAGGACTACCAGCCGCCGAACATCCTCACCGGCTCCATGTTCACGGTGAACGGCTACCGCAGCGACGCCATCACCGTCCCCGGTTCCTACGGCAGGAACCGGATCTGGCGCAACACCTCCATCGCGAACCTGACGTCGAGCCAGACCGCCACGCTCCCGACGGGCACGCTCGGCTACGAGTGGGACAGCGACATCGACAACAGCACCCGGCCCACCGGGGCCATCGACGTCTCCTCCACGACGGTGGACATCAATGACGCCAAGCTCCGGATGGACTGGGGCAACGTCTACGGCAACGGCACGGCGACGCACAACCTCGTCGAGTTCCGCGACCAGGACTCCGGCGCCCTGGTGTTCGGGTCGGGGACCGTGCAGTGGTCGTGGGGCCTGACGAACGTCCCGACGTACAACCCCGACGACACGGTGGTCACCGAGGACTCCCGGATGCAGCAGGCCACGCTGAACGTCCTCGCCGACATGGGTGTGCAGCCGCTGACCCGGCAGGGCAACCTCGTCGCCGCGACGGCCACCACCGACACCACCGGCCCGTCCGTCACCGTGACGAGCCCGGCCTCCGGGGTCACCGTCCCCGCCCTGAAGCCGGTCACCATCAAGGGCACCGCCTCCGACTCCGGCGGTGTGGTGGCCCGGGTGGAGGTGTCCACGGACGGCGGATCAACCTGGAAGGCCGCCACCGGCCTCACCTCCTGGAGCTACAGCTGGACCCCGACGACGCCGGGACCGGCGTCGGTCAAGGTCCGCGCGGTCGACGACAGCGTCAACGTCGGCTCCGTCACCACCGTCCCGCTGACCGTCGGCCCCCAGGCCTGCCCCTGCAACGTCTGGCCGGCCTCGGCCGTGCCCGGCACCGTCAACGGAGGTGACGGCAGCTCCCTGGAACTCGGCGTCAAGTTCCGCACCACCGTGGCCGGTTCCATCACCGGTGTCCGCTTCTACAAGTCGCCCGCCAACACCGGCACCCACACCGGCAGCCTGTGGACCGCCTCCGGCACCCGCCTGGCCACCGGCACCTTCAGCGGTGAGACGGCCTCGGGCTGGCAGCAGCTGAACTTCGCCACCCCGGTCACCGTCAAGGCCAACACCACCTACGTAGCCTCCTACTTCGCTCCCAACGGCGGATACTCCTACGACGGCGGCTACTTCAACGACAGCGACGCGGGCCTGGCCCCGCTCACCGCACTCAAATCCGGCACCGACGGCGGCAACGGCGTCTTCCACTACGGCTCGACCAGCGCCTTCCCGTCCTCGCAGTCCTCGGGCAGCAACTACTGGGTCGACGTGGTGCTGGACACCTCGACGGCCAGTACGACCCCGCCCACCGTCAGCTCGACCTCCCCGACGTCCGGGGCGACGGGCACGTCGATCACGGCACCGGTGTCGGCCACCTTCAGTTCGGCGATCGACCCCGACAGTGTGACGTTCACCGTGAAGGACCCGGACGGCACCACCGTGCCGGGAGCGGTCACGCTGCCCGCGTCGAACAAGGTGACGTTCACTCCGTCGACAGAGCTGGAGCTGCACACCACCTACACCGCCTCCATCCGCGCCTCCGACGTCTGGGGCAACGCCATGGCGGACCCGGTGACCTGGTCCTTCACCACCAGTTCCACCCCGCCCGCGGTCACCTGCCCCTGCACACTGTGGAGCTCCTCCGCCGTGCCGGCCACGCCGGACACGACCGGTGACTCCAACTCCCTGGAGCTGGGCACCCGGTTCACGTCCTCGGCGGACGGCTGGATCACCGGCGTCACGTTCTACAAGGGCACCGGCAACACGGGCACCCACACCGGCAGCCTGTGGACCGACGGCGGTACGCTGCTGGCCGGTGGCACCTTCACCAACGAGACGGCCTCCGGCTGGCAGACGCTGACCTTCGCCACTCCTGTGGCCGTCACCGCCGACACGCCCTACGTCGTCTCCTATCACGCGCCCCACGGCAACTACGCGGTGGACGGCGGCTACTTCGCGGCAGCCCACCAGTCGTATCCGCTCACGGCCACGGCCGACACCACCGCGCACCACAACGGGCTCTACCGCTACGGCAGCGACTCGGCCTTCCCCAACGGTTCCTACGGATCCGCGAACTACTGGGTGGGCCCCGTCTTCACCGGGGAGAACCCGAGCGCGTCCCTGGCGTCGGCCACCGCCTCGGAGGTGACCGCGGCCTCGGTGGCGCACACCGCCGACGCGGCGAACGCCCTGGTCATGACCGTGGACAAGAACGCCGCGGTGTCGTCGGTGAAGGCGACCGTGACCATCGTGAAGGGTTCCGGGGCCGCCAGGAAGCTCCACGTGACGACCGTCGTCTCCTACAACCGCGCGACCCACAAGGCGACCGTCCACCTGTCCGCCCCGTTGCCGGACGGCACCCGGTTCAAGATCACGGTCAAGGCCGAGGACAAGCACCACCACACGGTGAAGTCCGACAGCTGGACCCTGACGAGCAGGACCGTCTTCAAGAAGACAAAGAACTGA
- a CDS encoding glycosyltransferase has translation MSSVSVVIPCYKYGHFLADCVSSALDEQDGVDVRVLIIDDASPDDSAEVALKLAASDPRIEVLVHETNKGHIATYNEGLLEWADGDYVALLSADDRLVPGALVRAARLLDAHPEAGFAYGRPLRFQHGGPLPKARTQSTGSVVYPGQWWLERRFREGTGCITSPEVVVRTGLQRKVGGYDPALPHAGDIEMWMRLAAHADVGHIRGADQAFYRVHGKNMSTTDFGGQLDDLRQRLVAFDSVLAKCGDRLPHADRLADQVHTRLARFALRRAYRAYDRGRTGVVPVDACVEFAEQCLPGYAALPEYRALRLRRRIGPKAMPYLQPLVWSAVAERGREWLWWESWKRRGI, from the coding sequence ATGAGCAGCGTCAGTGTTGTGATCCCCTGCTACAAGTACGGCCACTTCCTCGCCGACTGCGTGAGCAGCGCCCTGGACGAGCAGGACGGCGTTGACGTCCGCGTACTCATCATCGACGACGCCTCGCCCGACGACTCGGCCGAGGTCGCGCTCAAACTGGCGGCCTCCGACCCGCGCATCGAGGTCCTCGTCCACGAAACCAACAAGGGCCACATCGCCACGTACAACGAAGGCCTCCTGGAATGGGCCGACGGCGACTACGTGGCCCTCCTGTCCGCCGACGACCGGCTGGTGCCGGGCGCGCTGGTCCGGGCCGCCCGGCTCCTCGACGCCCACCCCGAGGCGGGGTTCGCCTACGGGCGCCCCCTCCGCTTCCAGCACGGCGGGCCGCTGCCCAAGGCCCGCACCCAGAGCACCGGTTCAGTCGTCTACCCCGGGCAGTGGTGGCTGGAGCGGCGCTTTCGCGAGGGCACCGGCTGCATCACCTCGCCGGAGGTCGTCGTCCGCACCGGCCTCCAGCGGAAGGTCGGCGGCTACGACCCCGCCCTTCCTCACGCAGGCGACATCGAGATGTGGATGCGGCTCGCCGCCCACGCCGACGTCGGCCACATCCGCGGTGCCGACCAGGCCTTCTATCGTGTCCACGGCAAGAACATGTCCACCACCGACTTCGGCGGCCAGCTCGACGACCTGCGCCAGCGCCTGGTGGCCTTCGACTCGGTCCTCGCCAAGTGCGGCGACCGGCTGCCCCACGCCGACCGCCTGGCCGACCAGGTCCACACCCGCCTCGCCCGCTTCGCGCTGCGCCGGGCCTACCGGGCCTACGACCGCGGCCGCACCGGCGTCGTACCGGTCGACGCGTGCGTGGAGTTCGCCGAGCAGTGCCTGCCGGGATACGCGGCACTGCCCGAGTACCGCGCGCTGCGGCTGCGCAGACGCATCGGGCCGAAGGCCATGCCGTATCTGCAGCCGCTGGTGTGGTCGGCCGTGGCCGAACGCGGGCGGGAGTGGCTGTGGTGGGAGTCCTGGAAGCGCCGCGGTATCTGA
- a CDS encoding O-antigen ligase family protein yields MVPFTVLSLIGGGYLYVTVPVSYQSQSSVALLDSSAVARLAPTFGNPISNAGGSLIVTADVLIRTLESADAAKELHNRGVTDPYTAGFAPASDSPLLVLGVTGTDRQKVLKETNTLTAFAGEQLNALQAAAKVPPAYAVQTAPVVLPQTPVAKSKSRYQGVAAVIILGVVSAFLLSILMEGVSVVRRRHRVAPRRKQARTPKRVRAGMLSRRLDATAILTVYLVLAFFIPSNLALPALGGVGTPANVFALLGLMWYLATWLGGRILPAPGTRLVRVTLCLLGVAVLAAYVADAMRESSHEEVLGADRGLIGFLVWVSLVVLTSAAVQERGRLDVLMRRVVVLASVVAAIGFYDFFAATNIADSIHIPGLQTSVAQVSVMDRGAFTRPRATTAQPLEFAGMLAILLPFAIQQAADPVRRHLHVLRRWGPVVLMAGALPLSVSRTSIIGVLLVAVVMVPRWKPARRWAAIGVMTASVAVFKVLVPGLIGTITGLFASFLSNSDSSTQARTVKYSAIVPYLKEHPLLGRGFGTFTPDLYFFTDNQYMLGLAEMGVLGLVALLALFITGIHQGGAIRRLARTEADRELGQAFFASALVTLVISATFDSLSFPMFAGMFFLMLGAGGSYLGFVRREAAAAAVPGPRTTAEVRLPQLVESR; encoded by the coding sequence ATGGTGCCCTTCACCGTGCTCAGCCTGATCGGCGGCGGATACCTGTACGTGACCGTCCCCGTCTCCTACCAGTCGCAGAGCTCGGTCGCGCTGCTGGACTCCTCGGCCGTGGCCCGGCTGGCCCCCACCTTCGGCAACCCCATCTCGAACGCGGGCGGTTCACTCATCGTGACGGCCGACGTGCTGATCAGGACGCTTGAATCGGCCGACGCCGCCAAGGAGTTGCACAACAGGGGAGTCACGGACCCCTACACGGCCGGCTTCGCGCCGGCCAGCGACAGCCCGCTGCTCGTGCTCGGCGTCACCGGCACCGACCGTCAGAAGGTGCTCAAGGAGACCAACACCCTGACCGCCTTCGCCGGTGAGCAGCTCAATGCCCTGCAGGCCGCCGCCAAGGTTCCGCCCGCGTACGCCGTGCAGACCGCGCCCGTCGTCCTGCCACAGACCCCGGTGGCGAAGTCCAAGAGCCGCTACCAGGGTGTCGCGGCCGTCATCATCCTCGGCGTTGTCAGCGCGTTCCTGCTGTCCATCCTGATGGAGGGCGTCTCGGTGGTCCGCCGCCGGCACCGGGTGGCCCCGCGGCGGAAGCAGGCCCGCACCCCGAAACGGGTCCGCGCGGGCATGCTCAGCCGTAGGCTCGACGCCACCGCGATCCTCACCGTCTACCTGGTGCTGGCCTTCTTCATCCCGTCGAACCTGGCCCTGCCCGCACTCGGCGGCGTGGGCACCCCCGCCAACGTCTTCGCCCTGCTCGGCCTGATGTGGTACCTGGCGACCTGGCTCGGCGGCCGCATCCTGCCCGCACCCGGCACCCGGCTGGTACGGGTCACGCTGTGTCTGCTCGGGGTGGCCGTCCTCGCGGCCTACGTCGCCGACGCCATGCGCGAAAGCTCGCACGAGGAGGTGCTCGGTGCCGACCGAGGGCTCATCGGGTTCCTGGTGTGGGTGTCGCTGGTCGTTCTGACGTCGGCGGCCGTGCAGGAGCGCGGCCGGCTGGACGTGCTGATGCGCCGGGTGGTCGTCCTGGCGTCCGTCGTCGCCGCGATCGGCTTCTACGACTTCTTCGCGGCGACCAACATCGCCGACTCCATCCACATTCCCGGCCTCCAGACCAGCGTGGCACAGGTCAGCGTCATGGACCGCGGCGCCTTCACCCGGCCCCGCGCCACCACGGCCCAGCCGCTTGAGTTCGCCGGCATGCTGGCGATCCTGCTGCCCTTCGCGATCCAGCAGGCCGCCGACCCGGTACGCCGCCACCTGCACGTACTGCGCCGCTGGGGGCCGGTGGTCCTCATGGCCGGCGCGCTGCCGCTGTCGGTGTCGCGGACCTCGATCATCGGCGTGCTGCTGGTGGCCGTGGTGATGGTGCCGCGCTGGAAGCCGGCCCGGCGCTGGGCCGCGATCGGCGTGATGACGGCCTCCGTGGCCGTGTTCAAGGTGCTCGTCCCGGGACTGATCGGCACGATCACGGGCCTGTTCGCGTCGTTCCTGTCCAACTCCGACAGCAGCACCCAGGCCCGTACCGTCAAATACAGCGCGATCGTGCCCTATCTGAAGGAACACCCGCTGCTCGGACGGGGCTTCGGCACGTTCACCCCGGACCTGTACTTCTTCACGGACAACCAGTACATGCTGGGCCTGGCCGAGATGGGAGTGCTCGGGCTCGTCGCCCTGCTCGCCCTGTTCATCACCGGCATCCACCAGGGCGGTGCGATCCGGCGGCTGGCCCGCACCGAGGCCGACCGCGAACTCGGGCAGGCGTTCTTCGCCTCGGCGCTGGTCACCCTGGTCATCAGCGCCACCTTCGACTCGCTCAGCTTCCCGATGTTCGCCGGCATGTTCTTCCTCATGCTGGGGGCGGGGGGCAGCTATCTGGGCTTCGTGCGGCGCGAGGCGGCTGCCGCGGCCGTCCCCGGCCCCCGTACGACAGCGGAAGTCCGCCTTCCCCAACTCGTGGAGTCCCGATGA